A genome region from Phaenicophaeus curvirostris isolate KB17595 chromosome 10, BPBGC_Pcur_1.0, whole genome shotgun sequence includes the following:
- the SLC33A1 gene encoding acetyl-coenzyme A transporter 1, protein MSPAIAAKEGGRQRRAGSHQHCVDVRSEALCGAVLPGGEAEPLLLVPPEQSSSRGCRAELGSILLLLVLYVLQGIPLGLAGSVPLILQSKNASYTEQAFFSFVFWPFSLKLLWAPLVDAVYLRGFGRRKSWLVPTQYVLGFFMIYMSTQVDELLGDGKGHSPDVVALTVTFFLFEFLAATQDIAVDGWALTMLSRENVGYASTCNSVGQTAGYFLGNVLFLALESASFCNKYLRFQPQPQGIVTLSDFLFFWGAVFLVTTTLVALLKKENKELTPTKEETKGITDTYKLLFSIIKMPAVLTFCLLILTAKVGFSAADAVTGLKLVEEGVPKEHLALLAVPMVPLQIILPLIISKYTAGPQPLNTFYKAMPFRLLLGLQFAFLVWWTPKVKHEGGFPVYYYAVVLLSYALHQITLYSMYVAVMAFNAKVSDPLIGGTYMTLLNTVSNLGGNWPSTVALWLVDPLTVKECAGAQEQTCGTAVAAELCTKAGGSCVITLDGYYVESIVCVILGFGWWFLLGPKFKKLQDEGPSSWKCKRTN, encoded by the exons ATGTCGCCCGCTATCGCGGCCAAGGAGGGCGGCCGGCAGCGCCGGGCCGGGAGCCACCAGCACTGCGTGGACGTGAGGAGCGAGGCGCTGTGCGGGGCGGTGCTGCCGGGCGGCGAGGCTGAGCCGCTGCTGCTGGTGCCGCCGGAGCAGTCGAGCTCGAGGGGGTGCCGGGCGGAGCTGGGcagcatcctgctgctgctggtgctgtacGTGCTGCAGGGCATCCCGCTGGGGCTGGCGGGCAGCGTGCCCCTCATCCTGCAGAGCAAGAACGCCAGCTACACCGAGCAGGCCTTCTTCAGCTTCGTGTTCTGGCCCTTCAGCCTCAAGCTGCTCTGGGCCCCCTTGGTGGACGCCGTCTACCTGCGGGGCTTCGGCCGCCGTAAGTCCTGGCTGGTGCCCACGCAGTACGTCCTGGGGTTCTTCATGATCTACATGTCCACCCAGGTGGATGAGCTGCTGGGCGACGGGAAGGGCCACAGCCCCGACGTGGTGGCCCTCACTgtgacttttttcctcttcGAGTTCTTGGCGGCGACGCAGGACATCGCAGTGGACGGCTGGGCCCTGACCATGTTGTCCAGGGAGAACGTGGGCTACGCCTCCACCTGCAACTCCGTGGGCCAGACTGCTGGCTACTTTTTGGGCAACGTCCTCTTCCTGGCCCTCGAATCAGCCTCCTTCTGCAACAAGTATCTGCGGTTCCAGCCGCAGCCCCAAGGGATTGTTACCCTCTCAG atTTCCTGTTTTTCTGGGGTGCTGTCTTTTTAGTTACCACTACACTGGTTGCCCTTTTGAAAAAGGAGAACAAGGAGCTAACAccaacaaaagaagaaacaaaaggcaTCACGGATACATACAAGCTACTGTTCTCAATAATCAAGATGCCGGCAGTTCTCACTTTCTGTCTCTTGATTCTCACAGCAAAA GTTGgattttcagcagcagatgctgTAACAGGACTCAAATTGGTGGAAGAGGGAGTTCCAAAAGAGCACTTGGCTCTGCTAGCAGTTCCGATGGTTCCTTTACAGATAATACTGCCTCTGATTATCAGCAAATACACAGCAGGCCCCCAGCCACTGAACACATTTTATAAAGCTATGCCTTTTAG ATTACTGCTTGGACTGCAATTTGCTTTTCTGGTATGGTGGACTCCTAAAGTGAAGCATGAAGGAGGATTTCCTGTCTACTACTATGCTGTAGTATTGTTGAGTTATGCTTTACATCAG ATCACGCTGTATAGCATGTATGTTGCAGTAATGGCTTTCAACGCCAAAGTCAGCGATCCGCTGATCGGAGGGACCTACATGACGCTCCTCAATACTGTGTCCAACctgggagggaactggcctTCCACCGTGGCGCTCTGGCTCGTGGACCCACTCACGGTGAAAGAGTGTGCAGGAGCCCAGGAACAGACCTGTGGGACTGCAGTTGCTGCAGAA CTCTGCACAAAAGCCGGTGGTTCCTGTGTTATTACCTTGGATGGTTATTACGTGGAATCAATCGTCTGTGTCATTCTGGGATTTGGCTGGTGGTTCTTACTTGGGCCCAAATTTAAAAAGCTGCAGGACGAAGGACCGTCTTCCTGGAAGTGCAAGAGGACCAATTGA